In the genome of Pseudomonas sp. LBUM920, one region contains:
- the nuoH gene encoding NADH-quinone oxidoreductase subunit NuoH, protein MTWFTPEVIDVIISVVKAIVILLAVVVAGALLSFVERRLLGWWQDRYGPNRVGPFGMFQIAADMLKMFFKEDWTPPFADKVIFTLAPVVAMSALLIAFAVIPITPTWGVADLNIGLLFFFAMAGLSVYAVLFAGWSSNNKFALLGSLRASAQTVSYEVFMGLALMGIVVQVGSFNMRDIVEYQAQNLWFIIPQFFGFCTFFIAGVAVTHRHPFDQPEAEQELADGYHIEYAGMKWGMFFVGEYIGIILISALLVTLFFGGWHGPFNILPQLAFFWFFLKTAFFIMLFILLRASIPRPRYDQVMDFSWRFCLPLTLINLLVTAAVVLLNTPAGAVQ, encoded by the coding sequence ATGACCTGGTTCACCCCTGAAGTGATCGACGTGATCATCTCGGTCGTCAAGGCCATCGTGATCCTGTTGGCCGTGGTCGTTGCGGGCGCCCTGCTCAGCTTCGTCGAACGTCGCCTGCTGGGCTGGTGGCAGGACCGTTACGGTCCTAACCGCGTCGGCCCATTCGGCATGTTCCAGATCGCTGCCGACATGCTCAAAATGTTCTTCAAGGAAGACTGGACCCCGCCGTTTGCCGACAAGGTGATCTTCACCCTGGCACCGGTCGTGGCCATGAGCGCCTTGCTGATCGCCTTCGCCGTTATCCCGATCACCCCGACCTGGGGCGTGGCGGACCTGAACATCGGCTTGCTGTTCTTCTTCGCCATGGCCGGTCTGTCGGTCTACGCGGTGCTGTTCGCCGGTTGGTCGAGCAACAACAAGTTCGCCCTGCTGGGCAGCTTGCGGGCTTCGGCACAGACCGTGTCCTACGAAGTGTTCATGGGCCTGGCGCTGATGGGCATCGTGGTGCAGGTCGGCTCGTTCAACATGCGCGACATCGTCGAGTACCAGGCGCAGAACCTGTGGTTCATCATTCCGCAGTTCTTTGGCTTCTGTACCTTCTTCATCGCTGGCGTCGCCGTGACTCACCGTCACCCGTTCGACCAGCCGGAAGCGGAACAGGAACTGGCCGACGGTTACCACATTGAATACGCCGGCATGAAGTGGGGCATGTTCTTCGTCGGTGAATACATCGGCATCATCTTGATCTCGGCATTGCTGGTCACGCTGTTCTTCGGCGGCTGGCACGGCCCGTTCAACATCCTGCCGCAACTGGCGTTCTTCTGGTTCTTCTTGAAGACGGCGTTCTTCATCATGCTGTTCATCCTGCTGCGCGCTTCTATTCCGCGCCCACGCTATGACCAGGTGATGGATTTCAGCTGGAGATTCTGCCTGCCGCTGACCCTGATCAATTTGCTGGTGACGGCTGCTGTTGTGTTGTTGAACACGCCAGCCGGCGCGGTTCAGTGA
- the nuoI gene encoding NADH-quinone oxidoreductase subunit NuoI yields MFKYIGDIVKGTGTQLRSLVMVFGHGFRKRDTLQYPEEAVYLPPRYRGRIVLTRDPDGEERCVACNLCAVACPVGCISLQKAETEDGRWYPDFFRINFSRCIFCGLCEEACPTTAIQLTPDFEMAEFKRQDLVYEKEDLLISGPGKNPDYNFYRVAGMAVAGKPKGAAQNEAEPINVKSLLP; encoded by the coding sequence ATGTTCAAATATATTGGCGACATCGTTAAGGGTACCGGTACCCAGTTGCGAAGCCTGGTGATGGTTTTCGGTCACGGCTTTCGCAAACGCGACACCCTGCAATACCCGGAAGAAGCGGTGTACCTGCCGCCGCGCTATCGCGGCCGTATCGTACTGACCCGCGACCCCGATGGCGAGGAACGTTGCGTAGCCTGCAACCTGTGCGCCGTGGCGTGCCCGGTAGGTTGCATCTCCCTGCAGAAAGCTGAAACCGAAGACGGTCGCTGGTACCCGGACTTCTTCCGCATCAACTTCTCGCGCTGCATTTTCTGCGGCCTCTGCGAGGAAGCTTGCCCGACCACCGCGATCCAGCTGACACCGGATTTCGAGATGGCCGAGTTCAAACGTCAGGACCTGGTGTACGAGAAAGAAGATCTGCTGATCTCTGGTCCCGGTAAAAACCCTGATTACAACTTCTATCGTGTTGCAGGTATGGCCGTTGCCGGTAAGCCGAAGGGCGCCGCACAAAACGAAGCCGAGCCGATCAACGTGAAGAGCTTGCTGCCTTAA
- the nuoM gene encoding NADH-quinone oxidoreductase subunit M, whose protein sequence is MILPWLILIPFIGGLLCWMGERFGATLPRWIALLTMSLELALGLWLWAHGDYSFAPAPGVDPTFALEFKHVWIQRFGINVHLALDGLSLLMILLTGLLGILSVLCSWKEIQRHVGFFHLNLMWILGGVVGVFLALDLFMFFFFWEMMLVPMYFLIALWGHSSSDGKKTRIYAATKFFIFTQASGLIMLVAILGLVLVNFNNTGVITFNYADLLKTKMSLTTEYILMLGFFIAFAVKLPVVPFHSWLPDAHAQAPTAGSVDLAGILLKTAAYGLLRFALPLFPNASAEFAPIAMTLGLIGIFYGAFLAFAQTDIKRLIAFSSVSHMGFVLIGIYSGSQLALQGAVIQMLAHGVSAAALFILSGQLYERLHTRDMREMGGVWSRIAYLPAISLFFAAASLGLPGTGNFIGEFLILMGSFVHTPWISAIATSGLVFGSVYSLIMIHRAYFGPAKSDTVLHGMDARELIMVLGLAVLLIYIGVYPQPFLDTSAATMHGVQQWFGTAFTQLASAR, encoded by the coding sequence ATGATTCTGCCCTGGCTAATCCTGATCCCCTTTATCGGCGGCCTGCTCTGCTGGATGGGTGAACGCTTCGGCGCCACCCTCCCCCGCTGGATTGCGTTGCTGACCATGTCCCTGGAACTCGCACTCGGCCTTTGGCTGTGGGCGCATGGCGACTATTCATTTGCTCCGGCACCGGGCGTCGATCCCACCTTCGCGCTTGAATTCAAGCACGTGTGGATCCAGCGCTTCGGCATCAACGTGCACCTGGCCCTCGACGGACTGTCGCTGTTGATGATCCTGCTGACCGGCCTGCTGGGTATCCTCTCGGTACTCTGCTCCTGGAAAGAGATTCAGCGTCACGTGGGCTTCTTCCACCTGAACCTGATGTGGATTCTGGGCGGCGTTGTCGGCGTGTTCCTGGCGCTGGACCTGTTCATGTTCTTCTTCTTCTGGGAAATGATGCTGGTGCCGATGTACTTCCTCATCGCGCTCTGGGGTCACAGTTCTTCGGACGGCAAGAAAACCCGGATCTACGCGGCGACCAAGTTCTTCATCTTCACCCAGGCTTCCGGCCTGATCATGTTGGTGGCGATCCTGGGTCTGGTACTGGTCAACTTCAACAACACCGGCGTGATTACCTTCAACTACGCCGACCTGTTGAAAACCAAGATGTCGCTGACCACCGAGTACATCCTGATGCTGGGCTTCTTCATCGCGTTCGCGGTGAAGCTGCCGGTGGTGCCGTTCCACTCCTGGTTGCCTGACGCTCACGCCCAGGCGCCGACCGCAGGTTCCGTGGACCTGGCCGGTATTCTGCTGAAAACCGCTGCGTACGGCCTGCTGCGTTTCGCCCTGCCGCTGTTCCCGAATGCCTCGGCCGAGTTTGCGCCGATCGCCATGACCCTGGGTCTGATCGGGATCTTCTACGGTGCGTTCCTGGCCTTTGCGCAAACCGACATCAAGCGTCTGATTGCCTTCTCGTCCGTTTCCCACATGGGCTTCGTACTGATCGGCATCTACTCCGGCAGCCAACTGGCGCTGCAAGGCGCTGTGATCCAGATGTTGGCCCACGGTGTTTCGGCCGCAGCCCTCTTTATCCTTAGTGGTCAGCTGTACGAGCGCCTGCACACCCGTGACATGCGTGAAATGGGTGGCGTGTGGTCGCGCATCGCCTACCTGCCGGCGATCAGCCTGTTCTTTGCCGCCGCGTCCCTGGGCTTGCCGGGCACCGGTAACTTCATCGGCGAGTTCCTGATCCTCATGGGTTCGTTCGTGCACACGCCGTGGATCAGCGCCATCGCTACCTCCGGCCTGGTATTCGGTTCGGTCTACTCGCTGATCATGATCCACCGTGCGTACTTCGGTCCGGCCAAGTCCGACACCGTGCTGCACGGGATGGATGCTCGCGAACTGATCATGGTGCTCGGCCTTGCGGTGCTGCTGATCTACATCGGCGTGTACCCGCAACCGTTCCTGGACACTTCTGCCGCGACGATGCATGGCGTGCAGCAGTGGTTCGGCACCGCCTTCACTCAACTCGCTTCGGCACGGTAA
- the nuoL gene encoding NADH-quinone oxidoreductase subunit L — translation MNMIFLTFVFPLIGFLLLSFSRGRWSENLSALIGVGSIGLSAIVAAYVIWQFNVAPPEGGHYTLVLWQWMSVDGFKPNFALYVDGLSITMLGVVVGVGFLIHLFASWYMRGEAGYSRFFSYTNLFIASMLFLVLGDNLLFLYFGWEGVGLCSYLLIGFYYSNRNNGNAALKAFIVTRIGDVFMAIGLFILFQQVGTLNIQELLVLAPQKFQIGDFWITLATLMLLGGAVGKSAQLPLQTWLADAMAGPTPVSALIHAATMVTAGVYLIARTHGLFTLAPEILHLVGLVGGVTLVLAGFAALVQTDIKRILAYSTMSQIGYMFLALGVGAWDAAIFHLMTHAFFKALLFLASGAVIVACHHEQNIFKMGGLWKKLPLAYASFIVGGAALAALPLVTAGFYSKDEILWEAFASGNQNLLYAGLVGAFMTSLYTFRLIFITFHGEAKTEAHAGHGISHWLPLSVLIILSTFIGAMITPPLAGVLPESAGHAGGAAKHSLEIASGAIAIAGILLAALLFLGKRRFVTAVANSGIGRFLSAWWFAAWGFDWIYDKLFVKPYLAISHILRKDPLDQTIGLIPRAAKAGHTALSRSETGQLRWYAASMAVGAVLVIGAIVVVAV, via the coding sequence ATGAACATGATCTTTCTGACTTTCGTATTTCCCCTGATCGGTTTCCTGCTGCTGTCGTTCTCCCGTGGACGCTGGTCGGAAAACCTGTCTGCCCTGATCGGTGTGGGTTCCATTGGCCTGTCGGCGATTGTCGCTGCCTACGTCATCTGGCAATTCAACGTGGCACCGCCCGAAGGCGGCCACTACACCCTGGTGCTGTGGCAGTGGATGTCGGTGGACGGCTTCAAGCCCAACTTCGCCCTCTACGTCGACGGCCTGTCGATCACCATGCTCGGCGTGGTGGTCGGTGTGGGCTTCCTCATCCACCTGTTCGCGTCCTGGTACATGCGCGGTGAAGCGGGCTACTCGCGCTTCTTCTCGTACACCAACCTGTTTATCGCCAGCATGCTGTTTCTGGTGCTGGGCGATAACCTGTTGTTCCTGTACTTCGGCTGGGAAGGCGTGGGCCTGTGCTCGTACCTGTTGATCGGTTTCTACTACAGCAACCGCAACAACGGTAACGCGGCACTCAAGGCGTTCATCGTTACCCGCATCGGCGACGTGTTCATGGCCATCGGCCTGTTCATCCTGTTCCAACAAGTGGGCACGTTGAACATCCAGGAACTGCTGGTGCTGGCGCCGCAGAAATTCCAGATCGGTGACTTCTGGATCACCCTGGCTACCCTGATGCTGCTGGGCGGCGCGGTCGGTAAATCTGCGCAACTGCCACTGCAAACCTGGCTGGCGGATGCGATGGCTGGCCCTACTCCCGTTTCCGCACTGATTCACGCGGCAACCATGGTAACCGCCGGTGTCTACCTGATCGCGCGTACCCATGGCCTGTTCACCCTGGCGCCGGAAATCCTGCACCTGGTGGGCCTGGTCGGCGGCGTGACGCTGGTACTGGCCGGCTTTGCCGCGCTGGTGCAGACCGACATCAAGCGTATCCTCGCCTACTCGACCATGAGCCAGATCGGCTACATGTTCCTGGCCCTGGGCGTCGGCGCCTGGGACGCGGCGATCTTCCACCTGATGACCCACGCCTTCTTTAAAGCCCTGCTGTTCCTTGCTTCCGGTGCGGTGATCGTTGCCTGCCACCACGAGCAGAACATCTTCAAGATGGGTGGCCTGTGGAAGAAACTGCCGTTGGCCTACGCCAGCTTCATCGTCGGCGGTGCCGCTCTGGCGGCCCTGCCGTTGGTGACCGCAGGTTTCTACTCCAAAGACGAAATCCTCTGGGAAGCCTTTGCCAGCGGTAACCAGAACCTGCTGTACGCAGGCCTGGTGGGTGCCTTCATGACCTCGCTGTACACCTTCCGCCTGATCTTCATCACCTTCCACGGTGAAGCCAAGACCGAAGCACACGCAGGCCACGGCATCTCCCACTGGTTGCCACTGTCGGTGCTGATCATCCTGTCGACCTTCATCGGCGCCATGATCACCCCACCACTGGCCGGCGTACTGCCGGAAAGCGCTGGCCATGCCGGCGGCGCTGCCAAGCACAGCCTGGAAATCGCCTCGGGCGCCATCGCCATCGCCGGTATCCTGCTGGCGGCACTGCTGTTCCTGGGCAAGCGTCGCTTCGTGACGGCGGTTGCCAACAGCGGCATTGGCCGTTTCCTGTCGGCCTGGTGGTTCGCCGCCTGGGGCTTCGATTGGATCTACGACAAGCTGTTCGTCAAGCCATACCTTGCTATCAGCCACATTCTGCGCAAAGACCCGCTCGACCAGACCATCGGTTTGATCCCGCGTGCTGCCAAGGCCGGTCACACCGCCCTGAGCCGCAGCGAGACTGGCCAGCTGCGTTGGTATGCAGCTTCCATGGCCGTCGGTGCCGTGCTGGTGATCGGCGCCATCGTTGTGGTAGCGGTCTGA
- the nuoN gene encoding NADH-quinone oxidoreductase subunit NuoN → MEFTIQHFIALAPLLITSLTIVVVMLAIAWRRNHSQTFLLSCAGLNLALLSIIPALKVAPLAVTPLMMIDDFALLYIALILVATLACVTLAHAYLGEGGTGYPGNKEELYLLILLAAAGGIVLVSAQHLAGLFIGLELLSIPTYGLVAYAFFNKRSLEAGIKYMVLSAAGSAFLLFGMALLYAEAGSLSFTGIGHALATTSMPAPIAQLGLAMMLIGLAFKLSLVPFHLWTPDVYEGAPAPVAAFLATASKVAVFAVMVRLFQISPAANTGVLSNVLTVIAIASILFGNLLALTQNNLKRLLGYSSIAHFGYLLIALVASKGLAVEAMGVYLVTYVITSLGAFGVITLMSSPFKGRDADALYEYRGLFWRRPYLTAVLTVMMLSLAGIPLTAGFIGKFYIVATGVEAHEWWLVASLVLGSAIGVFYYLRVMVTLYLIEPNLRRVDAELHWEQKAGGVMLLAIALLAFFLGVYPQPLLTLVQHAVLGV, encoded by the coding sequence ATGGAATTCACGATCCAACACTTTATCGCGCTTGCGCCGCTGCTGATCACCAGCCTCACCATTGTGGTGGTGATGCTGGCGATCGCCTGGCGCCGCAATCACTCGCAAACGTTCCTGCTGTCCTGTGCCGGTTTGAACCTGGCCCTGCTGTCGATTATCCCGGCACTCAAGGTTGCGCCACTGGCGGTCACCCCGCTGATGATGATCGATGACTTCGCGCTGCTGTACATCGCGTTGATCCTGGTCGCCACACTGGCGTGCGTGACACTCGCCCACGCCTACCTCGGCGAAGGCGGCACGGGCTACCCGGGCAACAAGGAAGAGCTGTACCTGCTGATCCTGCTGGCTGCGGCCGGCGGTATCGTGCTGGTCAGCGCGCAGCACCTGGCCGGCTTGTTCATCGGCCTGGAACTGCTGTCGATCCCGACTTACGGCCTGGTGGCCTACGCCTTCTTCAACAAGCGTTCCCTGGAAGCCGGCATCAAGTACATGGTGCTGTCGGCCGCCGGTTCCGCGTTCCTGTTGTTCGGTATGGCCCTGCTTTATGCAGAAGCCGGCAGCCTGAGCTTCACCGGTATCGGTCACGCCCTGGCCACCACCAGCATGCCTGCGCCGATTGCCCAACTGGGCCTGGCGATGATGCTGATCGGCTTGGCGTTCAAGCTGTCCTTGGTGCCTTTCCACCTGTGGACCCCGGACGTGTACGAAGGCGCCCCGGCGCCGGTGGCTGCGTTCCTGGCCACGGCCTCCAAGGTTGCGGTGTTTGCGGTGATGGTGCGTCTGTTCCAGATCTCGCCTGCTGCCAACACCGGCGTGCTGAGCAACGTGCTGACCGTGATCGCCATTGCGTCGATCCTGTTCGGTAACCTGCTGGCATTGACGCAGAACAACCTCAAGCGTCTGCTCGGTTATTCGTCCATCGCCCACTTCGGCTACCTGCTGATCGCCCTGGTGGCGAGCAAAGGTCTGGCCGTGGAAGCCATGGGCGTGTACCTGGTCACCTACGTGATCACCAGCCTCGGCGCGTTCGGCGTGATCACGCTGATGTCCTCGCCGTTCAAAGGCCGTGACGCCGACGCCCTGTACGAATACCGCGGCCTGTTCTGGCGCCGTCCGTACCTGACCGCCGTGCTCACGGTGATGATGCTGTCGCTGGCCGGTATCCCGCTGACCGCAGGCTTTATCGGTAAGTTCTACATCGTTGCTACGGGTGTTGAGGCTCACGAATGGTGGTTGGTTGCGTCCCTGGTACTGGGCAGCGCCATCGGCGTGTTCTACTACCTGCGTGTGATGGTCACCCTGTACTTGATCGAGCCAAACCTGCGCCGTGTGGACGCTGAGCTGCACTGGGAACAGAAAGCCGGTGGCGTGATGCTGCTGGCGATCGCCCTGCTTGCCTTCTTCCTGGGTGTGTACCCACAACCGTTGCTCACCCTGGTGCAGCACGCGGTACTGGGCGTTTGA
- the tagF gene encoding type VI secretion system-associated protein TagF yields the protein MNGFFGKVVSHGDFVSRRLPAVFLNRWDAWLQGGLQCSRERLGAQWLEAYLCSPIWRFALAAGVCGEQGWAGVMIPSVDRVGRYFPLTLACAGDDAPLLMRLEQDALWYGRLERLALSALSETFSLEVFDEAMVAMPSPGRWAPARHASTVVVAPRWLDLPDPQRIGDGMPQLSAWIDPLALAGHSLFWTEGSPRVAPSVWVGEGLPGSDTFAEMLGGR from the coding sequence ATGAATGGATTTTTCGGCAAGGTCGTCAGCCATGGGGATTTTGTCAGTCGCCGGTTGCCTGCCGTGTTCTTGAACCGTTGGGATGCGTGGTTGCAGGGCGGTTTGCAATGCAGTCGGGAGCGCCTGGGGGCACAGTGGCTGGAGGCCTATCTGTGCAGCCCGATCTGGCGCTTTGCGCTGGCGGCGGGCGTGTGCGGTGAGCAAGGCTGGGCGGGCGTGATGATCCCGAGCGTGGACAGGGTGGGGCGTTATTTTCCGTTGACCCTCGCCTGCGCCGGGGACGATGCGCCGTTGTTGATGCGCCTGGAGCAGGATGCGCTGTGGTATGGCCGGTTGGAGCGGCTGGCGTTGTCGGCATTGAGCGAGACGTTTTCCCTCGAAGTGTTCGATGAGGCCATGGTGGCGATGCCGTCACCCGGGCGCTGGGCGCCAGCGCGTCATGCCAGCACGGTTGTTGTTGCTCCACGCTGGCTGGACCTGCCTGACCCGCAGCGTATCGGCGATGGCATGCCGCAACTGAGTGCGTGGATTGACCCGTTGGCCCTCGCGGGCCACTCGCTGTTCTGGACTGAGGGCTCACCGCGCGTGGCGCCGTCGGTGTGGGTGGGCGAGGGGTTGCCGGGCAGCGATACCTTTGCCGAGATGCTCGGCGGCCGCTAG
- the nuoJ gene encoding NADH-quinone oxidoreductase subunit J, translating to MEFAFYFASGIAVVSTLRVITNTNPVHALLYLIISLIAVAMTFFSLGAPFAGVLEVIAYAGAIMVLFVFVVMMLNLGPASVAQERVWLKPGIWLGPVILAALLLGELLYVLFAHQSGQAIGHTTVDAKAVGVSLFGPYLLVVELASMLLLAAAITAFHLGRNEAKEQ from the coding sequence ATGGAATTCGCTTTCTATTTCGCGTCGGGTATTGCAGTGGTGTCCACGCTTCGCGTGATCACCAACACCAACCCCGTGCACGCCCTGCTCTACCTGATCATTTCGCTGATCGCCGTGGCCATGACCTTCTTCAGCCTGGGCGCACCGTTCGCCGGTGTCCTGGAAGTGATCGCCTACGCCGGCGCCATCATGGTGCTGTTCGTGTTTGTGGTGATGATGCTCAACCTGGGGCCGGCTTCGGTCGCCCAGGAACGCGTCTGGCTCAAGCCCGGCATCTGGCTTGGCCCGGTAATCCTCGCAGCGTTGCTGCTGGGTGAACTGCTGTATGTCTTGTTCGCTCACCAGAGCGGCCAGGCCATCGGCCACACCACCGTAGACGCCAAAGCCGTAGGCGTCAGCCTGTTCGGCCCGTACCTGCTGGTGGTCGAACTGGCTTCGATGCTGCTGCTCGCTGCAGCCATCACCGCCTTCCACTTGGGCCGCAACGAAGCCAAGGAGCAATGA
- the nuoK gene encoding NADH-quinone oxidoreductase subunit NuoK, with protein MPAIPLEHGLAVAGILFCLGLVGLMVRRNILFVLMSLEIMMNAAALAFIVAGSRWGQPDGQVMFILVISLAAAEASIGLAILLQLYRRFHTLDIDAASEMRG; from the coding sequence ATGCCTGCTATCCCTTTGGAGCATGGTCTGGCGGTCGCCGGCATCCTGTTCTGCCTTGGCCTGGTCGGCCTGATGGTTCGCCGTAACATTTTGTTCGTGTTGATGAGCCTGGAAATCATGATGAACGCTGCGGCACTGGCCTTCATCGTGGCAGGTAGCCGTTGGGGCCAGCCGGATGGACAAGTCATGTTCATTCTGGTGATCAGCCTGGCAGCCGCCGAGGCCAGTATTGGCCTGGCGATCCTGCTGCAACTGTATCGTCGCTTCCACACGCTTGATATCGACGCTGCCAGTGAGATGCGCGGATGA